A single Lolium perenne isolate Kyuss_39 chromosome 6, Kyuss_2.0, whole genome shotgun sequence DNA region contains:
- the LOC127307193 gene encoding uncharacterized protein isoform X1, giving the protein MASQQPALSILVREPDGFTVWPGPPYPPGSSPPQKLAKTACSATTFSSDGSRLLVTVASASATVYDCGSLSVLRSFDLPGLTAAALSPTGSYLQTFQKSSSPQVKNVTVWHVDTATALYQHYQKNLSKATWPMVQFSADESVACRMQTNEMQFFDTKDFTKGIVHKVRFPSIAAMQLASDPGSHVAGFVPEAKGVPASVQIFSCDKDAQNQVVARRSFFRCTTVQFHWNKGSTGLLIVSQADVDKTNQSYYGETKLHYLTTDRAFEGIVPLKKEGPVHDVRWSSSGSEFAVVYGFMPAKATIFNKKCNPLHELGEGPYNTIRWNPKGRFIVIAGFGNLPGDMAFWDYAEKKLVGKTKAEWSVISEWSPDGRHFMTATTAPRLQIDNGIKIFDHNGSLQFKKMFENKLYQADWKPEAPERFDDIADLTTSLSNIKIEDTKKQGSGQGSKSAQTSSKAPVTIGAKPAGAYRPPQSKHTAALQDKLFGGLAPTGPEMSKTALRNKKRREKQKEKKAGEGSSADDS; this is encoded by the exons ATGGCGTCGCAGCAGCCGGCCCTCTCCATCCTAG TGCGCGAGCCCGACGGCTTCACGGTGTGGCCCGGCCCTCCCTACCCGCCGGGCTCCAGCCCGCcgcagaagctcgccaagacggcGTGCAGCGCCACCACCTTCTCCAGCGACGGCTCCCGCCTCCTCGTCACGGTGGCCTCGGCCTCCGCCACCGTCTACGACTGCGGCTCGCTCTCCGTCCTCAGGTCCTTCGACCTCCCGGGCCTCACCGCCGCCGCGCTCTCGCCCACCGGATCGTACCTGCAGACCTTCCAGAAGTCCTCCTCCCCGCAGGTCAAGAATGTCACGGTCTGGCACGttgacaccgccaccgccctctacCAGCACTACCAGAAGAACCTCTCCAAGGCCACTTG GCCAATGGTTCAATTTTCTGCGGATGAGTCAGTTGCTTGTCGGATGCAGACTAACGAGATGCAGTTCTTTGACACAAAGGATTTCACTAAAGGGATTGTGCACAAAGTTAGATTCCCAAGCATAGCTGCTATGCAGCTTGCAAGTGATCCAGGATCTCATGTTGCTGGATTTGTCCCAGAGGCAAAG GGTGTTCCGGCCAGTGTTCAGATCTTCTCTTGTGACAAGGATGCACAAAACCAAGTTGTTGCACGCAGGAGCTTTTTCCGCTGTACCACTGTTCAATTTCACTGGAACAAGGGGTCTACTGGACTTCTTATTGTTTCTCAAGCTGACGTGGATAAAACCAACCAGAGTTACTATGGTGAAACCAAGTTGCACTACTTGACAACTGATAGGGCCTTCGAAGGAATCGTTCCTCTCA AAAAGGAGGGTCCGGTGCATGATGTTCGGTGGTCTTCCTCTGGTTCAGAATTTGCTGTTGTGTATGGAT TTATGCCTGCTAAAGCAACAATATTCAACAAAAAGTGCAACCCTCTTCATGAGCTTGGTGAAGGTCCTTATAATACAATAAGATGGAACCCCAAAGGGCGAT TTATTGTTATAGCTGGATTTGGTAATTTGCCTGGTGATATG GCTTTCTGGGATTATGCAGAGAAGAAGTTGGTTGGGAAAACAAAGGCTGAATGGTCTGTCATAAGTGAATGGTCACCTGATGGCCGCCATTTTATGACTGCTACTACAGCTCCGAGGCTTCAAATAGATAATGG AATAAAAATATTTGACCACAATGGATCTCTCCAGTTTAAGAAGATGTTTGAAAACAAGCTTTATCAG GCTGACTGGAAACCTGAAGCACCTGAAAGATTTGATGACATTGCTGACCTCACAACATCTTTAAGTAACATAAAAATTGAAGATACAAAGAAACAAGGTTCCG GACAAGGTTCTAAATCGGCACAAACATCAAGCAAGGCTCCTGTAACTATAGGAGCAAAACCTGCTGGAGCATACCGTCCACCCCAATCAAAGCATACTGCAGCGCTTCAAGATAAG CTTTTCGGTGGCCTTGCTCCTACAGG ACCGGAGATGAGCAAAACCGCATTAAGAAATAAGAAGCGCAGAGAGAAGCAGAAGGAGAAAAAGGCTGGTGAAGGTTCCTCTGCCGATGACAGCTGA
- the LOC127307194 gene encoding uncharacterized protein: MSYFQATTCKPHSGLIVDRPIVGLGKTCRLLPVAQCSLRSRALGLRKLEKQIYPRLVIVAASHKRVTPVYASSGKWNPEIDNDTFMDDLNKALADAKKPRPIQDVLKEKLAMLREQASGGGGGNGNRRGGNGGSGGPEDESFKESLDEIVQVILATVAFILVYIHIIRGEELYRLARDYTRYLVTGKRTARLKRSMQQWRNFSEKFMQNDGSQEERYERPASSEPMWWQQPQKFVHLMEELCRGNWRPHAQKS, encoded by the exons ATGAGCTACTTCCAAGCTACAACTTGCAAGCCTCATAGTGGGCTCATTGTGGACAGACCCATAGTGGGCCTTGGGAAGACCTGCAGATTACTACCTGTTGCACAGTGTTCCCTACGGTCGCGTGCTCTTGGACTCCGCAAGCTTGAAAAGCAAATCTACCCAAGGCTTGTTATTGTTGCTGCCAGCCACAAAAGGGTTACTCCTGTCTATGCCTCGAGCGGAAAATGGAATCCTGAGATTGACAATGAT ACCTTTATGGATGATTTGAACAAGGCCCTGGCTGATGCAAAAAAGCCACGACCCATACAAGATGTGCTGAAAGAGAAACTCGCAATGCTGAGAGAACAAGcatctggtggaggtggaggaaatGGAAACAGGCGTGGAGGCAATGGTGGTTCCGGTGGCCCAGAAGATGAATCATTCAAGGAATCATTGGATGAAATAGTCCAAGTTATCTTAGCGACTGTTGCTTTTATACTTGTG TATATTCATATTATCAGAGGCGAAGAGCTGTACCGTCTTGCCAGGGACTACACTAGATATCTTGTCACTGGTAAGCGAACTGCCAGACTGAAGCGTTCCATGCAACAATGGCGCAATTTCTCAGAGAAATTCATGCAAAACGACGGCTCTCAAGAAGAGCGGTACGAGAGGCCAGCCAGTTCCGAACCCATGTGGTGGCAACAGCCTCAGAAGTTTGTTCATCTTATGGAGGAGCTTTGCAGAGGAAATTGGCGCCCTCATGCCCAGAAGTCTTAG
- the LOC127307191 gene encoding chitinase 6, which yields MAPKLAPLALGAALLLLASAMAAAQNCGCAATECCSRFGFCGTTSEYCGTGCRSGPCIVPATNNVSVASIVTPAFFGALVAQAADDCEAKGFYTRDSFLTAIGGYPSFGRTGSDDDSKREIAAFFAHVNHETIKFCYINEINGPSKDYCDPTNTEFPCAAGKGYYGRGPLQISWNYNYGPAGQSIGFDGVNDPDAVARSPVVAFQAALWFWMNSVHDIIVSGQGFGATIRAINGGLECNGKNPSAVNNRVGFYEQFCQQFGVDPGTGLTC from the exons ATGGCGCCAAAGCTCGCGCCGCTCGCTCTCGGCGCCGCGCTCCTCCTCCTGGCGTCGGCCATGGCTGCCGCGCAGAACTGCGGGTGCGCGGCGACCGAGTGCTGCAGTCGGTTCGGGTTCTGCGGCACCACCAGCGAGTACTGCGGCACAGGCTGCCGCTCCGGCCCCTGCATCGTGCCGGCCACCAACAACGTCTCCGTGGCCAGCATCGTCACGCCGGCCTTCTTCGGCGCGCTCGTCGCCCAGGCCGCCGACGACTGCGAGGCCAAGGGCTTCTACACCCGCGACTCCTTCCTCACCGCAATCGGCGGGTACCCCTCCTTCGGCCGCACCGGCTCCGACGACGACTCCAAGCGCGAGATCGCCGCCTTCTTTGCCCATGTCAACCACGAGACCATAA AGTTCTGCTACATCAACGAGATCAACGGGCCGAGCAAGGACTACTGCGACCCGACGAACACGGAGTTCCCCTGCGCCGCCGGGAAGGGCTACTACGGCCGCGGCCCGCTGCAGATCTCCTGGAACTACAACTACGGGCCGGCGGGGCAGAGCATCGGCTTCGACGGTGTCAACGACCCGGACGCGGTGGCGCGCAGCCCCGTCGTGGCCTTCCAGGCGGCGCTCTGGTTCTGGATGAACAGCGTGCACGACATCATCGTCTCCGGCCAGGGTTTCGGGGCAACCATCAGGGCCATCAACGGCGGGCTCGAGTGCAACGGCAAGAACCCGAGCGCTGTCAACAACCGCGTCGGCTTCTACGAGCAGTTCTGCCAGCAGTTCGGCGTCGACCCCGGGACCGGCCTCACCTGCTAG
- the LOC127307192 gene encoding chitinase 6 codes for MAPKLGLLALVLLLASTMAAAQNCGCAATECCSRFGFCGTTSEYCGTGCRSGPCTVPVTNNVSVASIVTPAFFGALVAQAAADCEAKGFYTRDAFLTAIGGYPSFGRTGSDDDSKREIAAFFAHVNHETIKFCYINEINGPSKDYCDPTNTEFPCAAGKGYYGRGPLQISWNYNYGPAGQSIGFDGVNDPDAVARSPVVAFQAALWYWMNSVHDIIVSGQGFGATIRAINGALECNGKNPNAVNDRVAFYKQFCQQFGVDPGTALTC; via the exons ATGGCGCCAAAGCTTGGGCTGCTGGCGCTCGTCCTCCTCCTGGCGTCGACCATGGCGGCCGCGCAGAACTGCGGGTGCGCGGCGACCGAGTGCTGCAGCCGCTTCGGCTTCTGCGGCACCACCAGCGAGTACTGCGGCACGGGCTGCCGCTCGGGCCCCTGCACCGTGCCGGTCACCAACAACGTGTCCGTCGCCAGCATCGTCACGCCGGCCTTCTTCGGCGCGCTCGTCGCCCAGGCCGCCGCCGACTGCGAGGCCAAGGGCTTCTACACCCGCGACGCCTTCCTCACCGCGATCGGCGGCTACCCCTCCTTCGGCCGCACCGGCTCCGACGACGACTCCAAGCGCGAGATCGCCGCCTTCTTCGCCCACGTCAACCACGAGACCATAA AGTTCTGCTACATCAACGAGATCAACGGGCCGAGCAAGGACTACTGCGACCCGACGAACACGGAGTTCCCGTGCGCCGCCGGGAAGGGCTACTACGGCCGCGGCCCGCTGCAAATCTCCTGGAACTACAACTACGGACCGGCGGGGCAGAGCATCGGCTTCGACGGGGTCAACGACCCGGACGCGGTGGCGCGCAGCCCCGTCGTGGCTTTCCAGGCGGCGCTCTGGTACTGGATGAACAGCGTGCACGACATCATCGTCTCCGGCCAGGGTTTCGGGGCAACCATCAGGGCCATCAATGGCGCGCTCGAGTGCAACGGCAAGAACCCCAACGCCGTCAACGACCGCGTCGCCTTCTACAAGCAGTTCTGCCAGCAGTTCGGCGTCGACCCTGGGACCGCGCTCACCTGCTAG
- the LOC139832538 gene encoding uncharacterized protein — protein sequence MAERAARSRQAVERSEEEMRRRRRRRGEGSLLDGGWQIQVFTLVRIFLTIFVKQSIVTSQICFLLRCKLREMWKTFFTSSMIRTGRVLVDQMRDMVSLLSIELKKQPCTCKGKEPDTKNDGTNEPFMDEDPEPDDYCIEECCLDRGGPCTRKRKEPGTENVVGSSSMAQEDDAYADTDSDDCLELKELDGEEDVPVTALHRMLFADVLQAPMNYIEGSEKILEVGGKSVSWHNFYVAMKGGGFMDPSVMDVFLKCVDDGLDFLFIPSSLAHILDVDEADPIHLAASFAEHDLKYYVLDREEVYIACCDYSHWWVIFVDIHFRKFRVSSSLKLTESQMASTERIEKREA from the exons ATGGCCGAGCGCGCGGCGAGGTCTCGGCAAGCGGTGGAGAGATCGGAGGAAGAgatgcggcggaggcggcggcggcgcggtgagGGGAGTTTGCTGGATGGAG GATGGCAGATCCAGGTTTTCACTCTCGTGCGGATATTCCTGACCATCTTCGTGAAGCAGTCGATCGTCACATCTCAGATATGTTTCCTG TTACGTTGTAAGCTAAGAGAAATGTGGAAGACTTTCTTCACTTCCTCGATGATAAGAACGGGACGTGTTCTTGTTGATCAGATGCGTGATATGGTTTCTCTTTTGTCAATTGAGTTGAAGAAGCAGCCATGTACCTGCAAGGGAAAGGAGCCTGACACTAAAAATGATGGTACTAACGAGCCTTTTATGGACGAAGATCCTGAACCTgatgattattgtattgaggaatGTTGTCTTGATCGTGGGGGGCCATGTACTCGCAAGCGAAAGGAGCCTGGAACTGAAAATGTTGTTGGAAGTAGTTCTATGGCACAGGAGGATGATGCTTATGCAGACACCGATTCTGATGATTGTCTTGAGCTTAAGGAGCTAGATGGGGAAGAGGATGTTCCTGTAACTGCTTtgcatagaatgttgtttgctgatgtaCTTCAGGCTCCTATGAATTACATTGAAGG TAGCGAGAAAATACTTGAAGTTGGTGGAAAGTCTGTCAGCTGGCATAATTTCTACGTTGCTATGAAGGGTGGTGGTTTCATGGATCCTTCTGTTATGGATGTCTTTCTTAAGTGCGTTGACGATGGTCTTGATTTCTTATTTATTCCAAGCTCTTTGGCG CATATTCTTGATGTGGACGAGGCGGATCCTATTCATCTTGCTGCAAGTTTTGCAGAACATGATCTGAAGTACTATGTTTTGGATAGGGAAGAG GTCTACATTGCTTGTTGCGATTACAGCCATTGGTGGGTTATCTTTGTCGACATCCATTTCAGGAAATTTAGAGTGTCTAGCTCACTGAAGTTGACTGAATCTCAGATGGCTTCTACTGAAAGAATT GAAAAGCGCGAGGCGTGA
- the LOC127307193 gene encoding uncharacterized protein isoform X2: MASQQPALSILVREPDGFTVWPGPPYPPGSSPPQKLAKTACSATTFSSDGSRLLVTVASASATVYDCGSLSVLRSFDLPGLTAAALSPTGSYLQTFQKSSSPQVKNVTVWHVDTATALYQHYQKNLSKATWPMVQFSADESVACRMQTNEMQFFDTKDFTKGIVHKVRFPSIAAMQLASDPGSHVAGFVPEAKGVPASVQIFSCDKDAQNQVVARRSFFRCTTVQFHWNKGSTGLLIVSQADVDKTNQSYYGETKLHYLTTDRAFEGIVPLKKEGPVHDVRWSSSGSEFAVVYGFMPAKATIFNKKCNPLHELGEGPYNTIRWNPKGRFIVIAGFGNLPGDMAFWDYAEKKLVGKTKAEWSVISEWSPDGRHFMTATTAPRLQIDNGIKIFDHNGSLQFKKMFENKLYQADWKPEAPERFDDIADLTTSLSNIKIEDTKKQGQGSKSAQTSSKAPVTIGAKPAGAYRPPQSKHTAALQDKLFGGLAPTGPEMSKTALRNKKRREKQKEKKAGEGSSADDS; the protein is encoded by the exons ATGGCGTCGCAGCAGCCGGCCCTCTCCATCCTAG TGCGCGAGCCCGACGGCTTCACGGTGTGGCCCGGCCCTCCCTACCCGCCGGGCTCCAGCCCGCcgcagaagctcgccaagacggcGTGCAGCGCCACCACCTTCTCCAGCGACGGCTCCCGCCTCCTCGTCACGGTGGCCTCGGCCTCCGCCACCGTCTACGACTGCGGCTCGCTCTCCGTCCTCAGGTCCTTCGACCTCCCGGGCCTCACCGCCGCCGCGCTCTCGCCCACCGGATCGTACCTGCAGACCTTCCAGAAGTCCTCCTCCCCGCAGGTCAAGAATGTCACGGTCTGGCACGttgacaccgccaccgccctctacCAGCACTACCAGAAGAACCTCTCCAAGGCCACTTG GCCAATGGTTCAATTTTCTGCGGATGAGTCAGTTGCTTGTCGGATGCAGACTAACGAGATGCAGTTCTTTGACACAAAGGATTTCACTAAAGGGATTGTGCACAAAGTTAGATTCCCAAGCATAGCTGCTATGCAGCTTGCAAGTGATCCAGGATCTCATGTTGCTGGATTTGTCCCAGAGGCAAAG GGTGTTCCGGCCAGTGTTCAGATCTTCTCTTGTGACAAGGATGCACAAAACCAAGTTGTTGCACGCAGGAGCTTTTTCCGCTGTACCACTGTTCAATTTCACTGGAACAAGGGGTCTACTGGACTTCTTATTGTTTCTCAAGCTGACGTGGATAAAACCAACCAGAGTTACTATGGTGAAACCAAGTTGCACTACTTGACAACTGATAGGGCCTTCGAAGGAATCGTTCCTCTCA AAAAGGAGGGTCCGGTGCATGATGTTCGGTGGTCTTCCTCTGGTTCAGAATTTGCTGTTGTGTATGGAT TTATGCCTGCTAAAGCAACAATATTCAACAAAAAGTGCAACCCTCTTCATGAGCTTGGTGAAGGTCCTTATAATACAATAAGATGGAACCCCAAAGGGCGAT TTATTGTTATAGCTGGATTTGGTAATTTGCCTGGTGATATG GCTTTCTGGGATTATGCAGAGAAGAAGTTGGTTGGGAAAACAAAGGCTGAATGGTCTGTCATAAGTGAATGGTCACCTGATGGCCGCCATTTTATGACTGCTACTACAGCTCCGAGGCTTCAAATAGATAATGG AATAAAAATATTTGACCACAATGGATCTCTCCAGTTTAAGAAGATGTTTGAAAACAAGCTTTATCAG GCTGACTGGAAACCTGAAGCACCTGAAAGATTTGATGACATTGCTGACCTCACAACATCTTTAAGTAACATAAAAATTGAAGATACAAAGAAACAAG GACAAGGTTCTAAATCGGCACAAACATCAAGCAAGGCTCCTGTAACTATAGGAGCAAAACCTGCTGGAGCATACCGTCCACCCCAATCAAAGCATACTGCAGCGCTTCAAGATAAG CTTTTCGGTGGCCTTGCTCCTACAGG ACCGGAGATGAGCAAAACCGCATTAAGAAATAAGAAGCGCAGAGAGAAGCAGAAGGAGAAAAAGGCTGGTGAAGGTTCCTCTGCCGATGACAGCTGA